In one Sphingomonas sanguinis genomic region, the following are encoded:
- the uvrA gene encoding excinuclease ABC subunit UvrA, with amino-acid sequence MLTKISVRGAREHNLKDVDIDIPRDTLTVITGLSGSGKSSLAFDTIYAEGQRRYVESLSAYARQFLEMMQKPDVDHIEGLSPAISIEQKTTSRNPRSTVATVTEIYDYMRLLWARVGIPYSPATGEPIAAQTVSQMVDRVMTLPEGTRLYLLAPVVRGRKGEYRKEMAEWQKAGFTRVRIDGQLYEIDEAPALDKKFKHDIEVVVDRLVVREDIATRLADSFETALKLADGLAYVDPADPVEPATPKSAVLGNNAPDGRIVFSEKFACPISGFTISEIEPRLFSFNAPQGACPACDGLGEKLIFDEDLVVPNHELSIKKGAVVPWAKSNPPSPYYMQVLGSLAREFGFSLETPWKDLEDKVRDAILHGTKGKAVTLTFVDGKKSYDVKKPFEGVIGNLNRRMLQTESAWMREELANYQSSQPCEVCHGARLKPEALAVKIAMQDISYATHLSVVDALAFFTSLPEHLTDQQRAIAQPILKEIVERLGFLNNVGLDYLNLDRTSGTLSGGESQRIRLASQIGSGLSGVLYVLDEPSIGLHQRDNDMLLATLRRLRDLGNTVLVVEHDEDAIRTADYVIDMGPGAGVHGGQIVAHGTLKQLLKSKTSVTADYLNGTREVAVPAKRRKGSGKKLTVHKATANNLQGVTASIPLGTFTCITGVSGSGKSSFTIDTLYAAAARSLNGARILAGKHEKITGLDHLDKVIDIDQSPIGRTPRSNPATYTGAFTQIRDWFAGLPEAQARGYKPGRFSFNVKGGRCEACQGDGVLKIEMHFLPDVYVTCDVCHGARYNRETLEVKFKGHSIADVLDMTVEDAAEFFQAVPPIRDKMAMLVEVGLGYVKVGQQATTLSGGEAQRVKLAKELSRRATGNTLYILDEPTTGLHFEDVRKLLEVLHALVEQGNTVVVIEHNLDVIKTADWIVDLGPEGGVKGGEIVAVGTPEVVAAEPRSFTGKYLKPLLDKGQAQAAE; translated from the coding sequence ATGCTGACCAAGATTTCCGTCCGCGGCGCGCGCGAGCACAATCTCAAGGATGTCGATATCGACATTCCCCGTGACACGCTGACGGTGATCACCGGCCTGTCGGGGTCGGGCAAGTCGTCGCTGGCGTTCGACACCATCTATGCCGAGGGGCAGCGGCGTTACGTCGAGTCACTGTCGGCCTATGCGCGCCAGTTCCTGGAGATGATGCAGAAGCCGGACGTCGACCATATCGAGGGGCTGTCTCCCGCCATCTCGATCGAGCAGAAGACGACCAGCCGCAATCCGCGCTCGACCGTGGCGACCGTCACCGAAATCTACGACTATATGCGCCTGCTCTGGGCGCGCGTCGGCATCCCGTACTCGCCCGCCACCGGCGAGCCGATCGCGGCGCAGACGGTCAGCCAGATGGTCGACCGGGTGATGACCCTGCCCGAGGGCACGCGCCTCTATCTGCTGGCCCCCGTCGTGCGCGGCCGCAAGGGCGAGTATCGCAAGGAAATGGCCGAGTGGCAGAAGGCGGGCTTCACCCGCGTGCGCATCGACGGCCAGCTCTACGAGATCGACGAGGCGCCTGCGCTCGACAAGAAGTTCAAGCATGACATCGAGGTGGTGGTCGACCGTCTGGTGGTGCGCGAGGACATCGCGACGCGTCTGGCCGACAGTTTTGAGACCGCACTGAAGCTGGCGGATGGTCTGGCCTATGTCGACCCCGCCGATCCGGTCGAGCCCGCCACGCCCAAGTCCGCCGTGCTGGGCAACAACGCGCCCGACGGCCGCATCGTCTTCTCCGAGAAGTTCGCCTGTCCGATCAGCGGCTTCACCATTTCCGAGATCGAGCCGCGACTGTTCTCGTTCAACGCGCCGCAGGGGGCGTGCCCGGCCTGTGACGGTCTGGGCGAAAAGCTGATCTTCGACGAAGACTTGGTCGTCCCCAATCACGAGCTGTCGATCAAGAAGGGCGCGGTCGTACCCTGGGCCAAGTCCAACCCGCCCAGCCCCTATTATATGCAGGTGCTCGGCAGCCTGGCGCGTGAGTTCGGCTTTTCGCTGGAGACGCCGTGGAAGGATCTGGAGGACAAGGTCCGCGACGCGATCCTGCATGGCACCAAGGGCAAGGCGGTCACGCTGACCTTTGTCGACGGCAAGAAGTCGTACGACGTGAAGAAGCCGTTTGAGGGCGTGATCGGCAATCTCAACCGCCGGATGCTCCAGACCGAGAGCGCCTGGATGCGCGAGGAACTGGCCAACTACCAGTCGTCGCAGCCTTGCGAAGTCTGCCACGGCGCGCGGTTGAAGCCCGAGGCGCTGGCGGTGAAGATCGCCATGCAGGACATCAGCTACGCCACGCATCTGTCGGTGGTCGATGCGCTGGCCTTCTTCACAAGCCTGCCCGAACATCTGACCGACCAGCAGCGCGCCATCGCGCAGCCGATCCTCAAGGAAATCGTCGAGCGGCTGGGCTTCCTCAATAATGTTGGCCTCGATTATCTGAATCTCGATCGGACCAGCGGCACGCTATCGGGCGGCGAGAGCCAGCGCATCCGGCTGGCGTCGCAGATCGGCTCGGGGCTGTCGGGTGTGTTGTACGTGCTCGACGAGCCGTCCATCGGGCTTCACCAGCGCGACAACGACATGCTGCTCGCGACGCTGCGCCGGTTGCGCGATTTGGGCAACACGGTGCTGGTCGTTGAGCATGACGAGGATGCGATCCGCACCGCCGATTATGTCATCGACATGGGGCCGGGCGCGGGCGTGCATGGCGGCCAGATCGTCGCGCATGGGACGCTGAAGCAGCTGCTTAAGTCCAAGACCAGCGTGACGGCCGACTATCTGAACGGCACGCGCGAGGTTGCGGTCCCCGCCAAGCGCCGCAAGGGCTCGGGCAAGAAGCTGACCGTGCACAAGGCGACCGCCAACAATCTTCAGGGCGTGACCGCGAGCATTCCGCTCGGCACCTTCACCTGCATCACCGGCGTGTCGGGATCGGGCAAGTCGAGCTTCACCATCGACACGCTCTACGCCGCCGCCGCGCGCTCGCTGAACGGTGCGCGCATCCTGGCGGGCAAGCATGAGAAGATTACCGGGCTCGACCATCTCGACAAGGTGATCGACATCGACCAGTCGCCGATCGGCCGCACCCCGCGATCGAACCCGGCGACCTATACCGGCGCCTTTACCCAGATCCGCGACTGGTTCGCCGGGCTGCCCGAGGCGCAGGCGCGTGGCTACAAGCCGGGTCGTTTCTCGTTCAACGTCAAGGGCGGGCGGTGCGAGGCGTGCCAGGGCGATGGCGTGCTCAAGATCGAGATGCACTTCCTGCCCGACGTTTATGTGACGTGCGACGTATGCCACGGCGCGCGCTACAATCGCGAGACGCTGGAGGTGAAGTTCAAGGGCCACTCGATCGCCGATGTGCTCGACATGACCGTCGAGGATGCCGCCGAGTTCTTCCAGGCGGTGCCGCCGATCCGCGACAAGATGGCGATGCTGGTCGAGGTGGGGCTGGGTTACGTCAAGGTCGGCCAGCAGGCGACGACCCTGTCGGGCGGCGAGGCGCAGCGGGTGAAACTGGCCAAGGAATTGTCGCGCCGCGCGACGGGCAACACGCTCTACATCCTCGACGAACCGACGACCGGCTTGCATTTTGAGGACGTTCGCAAACTGCTCGAAGTGCTCCATGCGCTGGTCGAACAGGGCAATACGGTGGTGGTGATCGAGCATAATCTCGACGTCATCAAGACCGCCGACTGGATCGTCGACCTCGGTCCCGAAGGCGGTGTGAAGGGCGGCGAGATCGTTGCGGTCGGAACGCCGGAAGTGGTCGCCGCCGAACCGCGCAGCTTTACGGGCAAGTATCTGAAGCCGTTGCTCGACAAGGGGCAGGCGCAGGCGGCAGAGTAA
- a CDS encoding S10 family peptidase, giving the protein MSKTLHLTALLLLASSAATPALAQKAEKTETKTTTETKDDDSKRPPLPADKTISQSARIGGRVINYKATVGKIAVRDDKGKEIGQVVYTAYTVPGGDVRRPVTFAFNGGPGAASVYLNLGAVGPKRVPFGAQGDAPSDAPVTTDNPNSWLDFTDLVFIDPIGTGFSRSLVDEAETKKAFFANDPDIKYLSKVVYDWLVKEGRLRSPKYVMGESYGGYRAPRIAYELQSQIGVGVNGLIMVSPYLDPASGDDATALSPLPWMIDLPSMAAAQLERQGKLTPEAMAGVEAYARGDYLRDLMRGRSDTQAVDRMVTRVTELTGLDPALVRKLGGRIDTRTYLREIHRNDLTIGSIYDSNVTAFDPFPWSSQQRSNDPLLDSLIAPTTSAMVDFVTREVGWKTDARYHALSYEVNSAWDRGKPEDAPVTDLRKAIANDPKMKVMIVHGWDDLSCPYFASRLIVDQMPSYGVAQRVKLNVYPGGHMFYSRTDSGAAFRRDAMAMYGG; this is encoded by the coding sequence GTGTCGAAGACCTTGCACCTGACCGCCCTGTTGCTGCTGGCCAGCAGCGCCGCCACGCCCGCCCTCGCGCAGAAGGCCGAGAAGACCGAAACCAAGACCACCACAGAAACGAAGGACGACGACAGCAAGCGCCCGCCCCTGCCCGCCGACAAGACGATCAGCCAGAGCGCGCGGATCGGTGGCCGGGTCATCAATTACAAGGCGACCGTGGGCAAGATCGCGGTGCGCGACGACAAGGGCAAGGAGATCGGGCAGGTCGTCTACACCGCCTATACCGTGCCCGGCGGCGATGTGCGGCGGCCCGTCACCTTCGCGTTCAATGGCGGGCCGGGCGCGGCCTCGGTCTATCTGAACCTGGGTGCGGTCGGCCCGAAGCGGGTGCCGTTCGGTGCGCAGGGCGACGCTCCCTCCGACGCGCCGGTGACGACCGACAATCCCAATAGCTGGCTGGACTTCACCGACCTGGTCTTCATCGACCCCATCGGCACCGGCTTCAGCCGCAGCCTCGTCGACGAGGCCGAAACCAAAAAGGCCTTCTTCGCCAACGACCCGGACATCAAATATCTGTCCAAGGTCGTCTATGACTGGCTGGTCAAGGAAGGCCGGTTGCGTTCGCCGAAGTACGTCATGGGCGAAAGCTATGGCGGCTATCGCGCGCCGCGCATCGCCTATGAGCTCCAGTCGCAGATCGGCGTCGGGGTGAACGGCCTGATCATGGTGTCGCCCTATCTCGACCCCGCCTCGGGCGACGATGCCACCGCGCTGTCGCCTTTGCCGTGGATGATCGACCTGCCCTCGATGGCCGCCGCCCAGTTGGAGCGGCAGGGCAAGCTGACGCCCGAAGCGATGGCCGGGGTCGAGGCCTATGCGCGCGGCGACTACCTGCGCGACCTGATGCGCGGGCGGTCGGATACGCAGGCCGTCGACCGGATGGTGACCCGCGTCACCGAGCTGACCGGGCTGGACCCGGCGCTGGTCCGCAAGCTGGGCGGGCGGATCGATACGCGGACCTACCTGCGCGAGATTCACCGCAACGATTTGACGATCGGCAGCATCTACGACTCGAACGTCACCGCCTTCGATCCCTTCCCCTGGTCTTCGCAGCAGCGGTCCAACGACCCGCTGCTCGACTCGCTGATCGCGCCGACGACCAGTGCGATGGTCGATTTCGTGACGCGCGAAGTGGGCTGGAAGACCGACGCCCGCTATCATGCGCTATCCTATGAGGTGAACAGCGCCTGGGATCGCGGCAAGCCCGAGGATGCCCCCGTTACCGACCTGCGCAAGGCGATCGCCAACGATCCCAAGATGAAGGTGATGATCGTGCACGGCTGGGACGACCTGTCCTGCCCGTACTTCGCCTCGCGGCTGATCGTCGACCAGATGCCGAGCTATGGCGTGGCGCAGCGGGTGAAGCTGAACGTCTATCCGGGCGGGCACATGTTCTACAGCCGCACCGACAGCGGCGCGGCGTTCCGGCGCGATGCGATGGCGATGTACGGGGGGTAA